One part of the Corynebacterium sp. CNCTC7651 genome encodes these proteins:
- a CDS encoding ATP-binding protein translates to MGIMSPEELEKLLEHLQIVGAEQQRVEVKTGVGKSALETLSAFANHAGGIIVLGISEQDGFIPVDSFDALAERDRLVSYCERLTPHVRPEIEVIPVKGKPVLVAHVEELEVQDKPCYVSDRGMYNGSYTRSGDADVKLTRYEIDRLLEERKQPRWDLTAVDDASQADLDATRLDAYLDNQRTRRPRTFESGDEAALNRLRVLQGDNPTLAALLSMGEYPQQFYPRLMVTFALYPGKGKGDVTQGIRLLDSARITGTIPEMVDEGVRLVEKNMRTAGLIGEVYRQDLPDYPPVAVREALVNALMHRDYSPSAQGTPVQIDMYVDRLEISNPGGLYGGVTTENLGRPGASSTRNQQLATFLEELTFPGGGPIAENRGTGIATMNRATADALMPPPKFTNTLTHFTVTFFKHRVAEAETHETAFQQVRRLLAEETSWSTTELVQATGLSRTSVMNALNQLVAEGTAERTEPERSPRQRYRMT, encoded by the coding sequence TTGGGTATTATGTCCCCGGAGGAACTTGAAAAGCTGCTGGAACATTTGCAGATTGTCGGCGCAGAGCAACAACGCGTCGAAGTGAAAACGGGTGTTGGCAAGTCTGCCCTAGAAACCCTCAGCGCCTTCGCCAACCACGCCGGTGGCATTATCGTCTTAGGCATCAGTGAGCAAGATGGTTTCATTCCCGTCGACTCTTTTGATGCCCTCGCCGAGCGAGATCGCTTGGTCTCCTACTGCGAGCGACTCACACCTCATGTTCGACCAGAGATTGAGGTCATTCCGGTGAAGGGTAAGCCGGTGTTAGTCGCCCACGTTGAAGAACTGGAGGTGCAGGATAAGCCCTGCTACGTGTCCGATCGGGGCATGTACAACGGGAGCTACACCCGCTCAGGCGATGCGGATGTGAAACTGACGCGATACGAGATTGACCGGCTCTTGGAAGAACGGAAACAGCCGCGCTGGGATCTCACGGCCGTCGACGACGCGAGCCAGGCAGATCTGGACGCAACACGACTCGATGCGTACCTGGATAACCAGCGGACGCGCCGACCACGGACGTTTGAGAGCGGCGATGAGGCGGCGCTAAATCGCCTGCGGGTGCTGCAGGGCGACAACCCGACTCTCGCCGCCCTCCTCTCAATGGGGGAGTATCCCCAACAATTTTATCCGCGCCTCATGGTGACCTTTGCGCTGTATCCAGGTAAAGGGAAAGGCGATGTTACCCAGGGCATCCGCCTTCTGGATAGTGCCCGAATCACGGGCACTATCCCAGAAATGGTGGATGAGGGCGTTCGTCTCGTGGAAAAGAACATGCGCACGGCCGGATTGATCGGTGAGGTGTACCGCCAGGACCTGCCGGACTATCCCCCCGTTGCCGTGAGAGAAGCATTGGTAAACGCCCTGATGCACCGCGATTACTCCCCTTCCGCGCAGGGCACGCCGGTGCAGATAGACATGTACGTGGATCGGTTGGAGATCTCGAACCCGGGCGGGCTCTACGGCGGTGTGACTACGGAAAATTTGGGTCGCCCAGGAGCGAGCTCGACAAGAAACCAGCAACTGGCAACGTTTCTCGAAGAACTCACCTTCCCCGGCGGAGGACCGATTGCAGAGAATCGCGGTACCGGCATCGCGACAATGAACCGCGCTACGGCTGACGCACTTATGCCGCCTCCGAAGTTCACCAACACGCTGACTCACTTCACCGTGACGTTTTTCAAGCACAGAGTCGCCGAGGCCGAAACTCACGAAACCGCGTTCCAGCAGGTGAGGCGACTGTTAGCTGAGGAGACCTCCTGGTCTACGACCGAACTTGTGCAAGCCACAGGCCTCAGCCGCACGTCCGTGATGAACGCGTTGAACCAACTCGTCGCCGAAGGCACAGCCGAGAGGACTGAGCCCGAACGCAGCCCCCGACAGCGGTACCGGATGACTTAA
- a CDS encoding M1 family metallopeptidase, whose translation MSTHRLRSTPIPGHRDAYTGIEFNLGFHVTHYALDLDYKVGPNRLDGTAMLTLSAWRELSHMTLDLADTMRVRRVDVAARAESGQPVAVKRFRQSCNKLRITFTEPIPVDAEFQLSIRYGGTPRPRRTAWGQLGWEELNNGALTANQPNGAPTWFPCDDTPDEKATYAIQLRPDQPYQVVATTTRRPLPTYLATVNVGQFVRHQIGRNTSTWLPRGAQLGDFALQQDMLDFFETVFGPYPFEEYTAVVHEEVLEIPLEAAGQSIFGRNHARGNERLIAHELAHQWFGNSLGLAQWNDIWLNEGFACYAEWLWADYRGTKRIDDSVAHHHAMLTPHRWLLADPGPRHMFDDDVYKRGAITIHALRAEVGDDAFFNAVRDYTASCAHGVVEPFDLANALKRQAPGANVAGVMDSWLNHTALPPAPVLRGGA comes from the coding sequence ATGAGCACGCACCGCTTGCGCTCCACGCCAATCCCCGGACACCGCGACGCCTACACCGGCATCGAATTCAACCTGGGTTTCCACGTCACGCACTACGCGCTTGACCTGGATTACAAGGTTGGGCCGAACCGCCTGGACGGCACCGCAATGCTGACGCTGTCCGCGTGGCGGGAGTTGAGCCACATGACGCTGGACTTGGCCGACACCATGCGGGTGCGTCGCGTGGATGTCGCGGCCCGGGCGGAGAGCGGCCAGCCCGTAGCAGTCAAGCGGTTCCGCCAATCCTGCAACAAGCTGCGCATCACGTTCACAGAGCCGATCCCGGTGGACGCGGAGTTCCAGCTGAGCATCCGGTACGGCGGCACCCCGCGCCCGCGCCGCACCGCGTGGGGCCAGCTCGGCTGGGAGGAGCTGAACAACGGCGCGCTGACGGCCAACCAGCCCAACGGCGCCCCCACCTGGTTCCCCTGCGACGACACGCCGGATGAGAAGGCCACCTACGCCATCCAGCTCCGCCCGGACCAGCCGTACCAGGTGGTGGCCACCACCACGCGCCGGCCGCTGCCCACGTACCTGGCCACCGTTAACGTCGGCCAGTTTGTGCGCCACCAGATCGGCCGCAACACCAGCACCTGGCTGCCGCGCGGCGCGCAGTTGGGCGATTTTGCCCTGCAGCAGGACATGCTGGACTTTTTCGAAACCGTCTTCGGCCCCTACCCCTTCGAGGAGTACACCGCGGTGGTCCACGAGGAGGTGCTGGAAATCCCCCTCGAGGCCGCCGGGCAGTCCATCTTCGGGCGCAACCACGCGCGCGGCAACGAGCGGCTGATTGCGCACGAGCTGGCCCACCAGTGGTTCGGCAACTCGCTGGGCCTCGCGCAGTGGAACGACATCTGGCTCAACGAGGGTTTCGCCTGCTACGCGGAGTGGCTCTGGGCCGACTACCGGGGCACCAAACGTATCGACGACAGCGTTGCCCACCACCACGCCATGCTCACACCGCACCGCTGGCTCTTGGCCGATCCGGGACCGCGCCACATGTTCGACGACGACGTGTACAAGCGCGGCGCCATCACCATCCACGCCCTGCGCGCCGAGGTGGGCGACGACGCATTCTTCAACGCCGTCCGCGACTACACCGCAAGCTGCGCCCACGGCGTGGTGGAGCCGTTCGACCTCGCCAACGCGCTGAAGCGTCAGGCACCCGGTGCGAACGTGGCCGGCGTGATGGATTCCTGGCTCAACCACACTGCGCTGCCCCCGGCACCGGTACTTCGAGGCGGGGCATGA